From Aegilops tauschii subsp. strangulata cultivar AL8/78 chromosome 5, Aet v6.0, whole genome shotgun sequence:
TGCTCGTGAGTTAGTCAATGCCGAATTTGTTGATGCATTTGAATAAACTCTTCAAATGCGACCGGATTCTGGTCTGTAAGTTGGATAGGATCATCCATGTTCTCAAATTACAGAGCTGCGAcaacatcgtcatcctcatcctcgacgatcatgttgtgcatgatcacacaacatGTCATCACCTCCAACAAGGTCTCCGGATGCTATTGTCTTGCAGGTCCACAAACAACTGCAAAATGGGCCTACAGAACTCCAAATGTCCTCTCGACATCTTTTCTAGCTGCTTCTTGTCTTTGGGAAAAGTGACTTTCTTTCTTTCCAACTGGGTTTGAGATGGTGCTGACAAACATAGCCCATGAAGGATAGACACCGTCAACCAGATAGTAGCCCATGTTGTACTCATGTCCACAGACAGTATAGTGGCAAGGAGGAGCTTTTCCTTGAGTCAGCCTCGCAAACAACGGCGATTGTTGcagcacattgatgtcattgtgagaccCGGGCATGCCAAAGAAAGCGTGCCAAATCCAAAGATCCTGTGATGCAACTACTTCAAGAATGATGGTTGGCTTCTTAACATGACCCTGATATTGCCCTTGTAAAGCCTTCGGGCAGTTCTTCCATTTTCAATGCATGCACTCAAGAGATCCAAGCAAACCTGGCCACCATATCGGTTCTGAGATTGCCAAGAGCCTCTCGGTGTCTGCCACAGTTCGTTCTATCATGTACCGAGGTCCGAACACCAAGACCATGGAAGTTGCAAACCTGACCATGGCATTTCCGCATGTGCTCTCAGACATCCATAGGTACTCGTCCCACGAATTAGCAGTCGTACCATATGCAATCTTCCGGAGTGCGGTCGTGCACTTCTGGTAACCAGAGAAGCATCCCATGGCGTCCTTCTTCAGGATGAAGTAGTCATCGTAGCACTGGACACCATGGTACAAACAATCGAAGACAGTCTTGCGCATCCAAAAATGCCGGCGAAAATGGTCAGGGAATAGTGCATCGGGGCAAAGTAGTAGGCCATCAGTGTCAAATGCCCGCCGCGCCTTGTTGCGATTCAGCACTCAATGACCCTTAATCGAGCCCTTGAAATTGAGAACATGCTCCTCCGCACGCTCCGCGTCTTCAAGGACCGCTTGCATCATTGCCGTCTCATCGGGGTAATCCTTCTCGTCCGACGAGCCGTCGGACGACTCAACATACTACTCATATATGTACTCCAATTCAGAATCCATTACTAGAAGGTAGAATGGACAACTGTTTTCAGCTTCGGCGATTCAGCGAACAATTGCCGGGCAAGGTGAGAATAGAAGTTGGTGGATAGGGGTTGAATGGAGACGCTTAAGAAGCGGCGGGGAGCCCAGCTAGAGCCCCGGAGGTGACAAAGACGCAGAGTTCCGGCAGGGGTGTGGTGTTGTGGCCGGGGTGGTGGAGCGGCAGCGAAGGCAAGAGAGAACGAAGGAAGGAGAGAAAATGAGTAGGATGGAGTCACGGAGTCCGGGAAGGGTTTTGGGTAGGATGGGGTGTCGGATTCGTATGTTTCGCatgtccggactcccgcaaactGGCCCCACTTTTGTCTCCGATTTCGAGAGAACATGTCCGGACAGCGCCGTAGACCGATACAGGCCCGTGTTGGATGGATCCAGTGATCCAAACAGCTTGGTACAGACGGATGCGGGCGGCTTGTGGGTCCaccttggagatgcccttagcATGCACTTACTAGATCTCCCCTAGGTGGCTAGGTGAGCCCCCCTGGGGTCGTGTCACACAAGGCCACCTGGTGTCCCGCCGCCGAGATGACGTCGGCAACTCGACACTTAGCCGGTCCCACGATGTGAGGTGACCGCCGGTGCCGGCCAGTTCGGAGTAGCCACCGAATCAAACGCGTTGAGCTAGAAATGGTGACCAGGGTCGGGGAATCAATCCCTGAGGTGTAGTAGGGTGCATTTctgaaatcactaattaaggtgTAACTCTTGCAAATCTCACTCTCACCTTCTCTCATGATGACAAGTAGCTCACTACATACACGACACATGTCCCAACATGATAGTTTTGGTGGGATTTCTAACCACATAGTGGAGACACAACACACGTGGGTTTGTTTGTGATTTTTCATAGATTTGTCTATTTAAAACGTTTGTGCACTACTGGAATCAACGGCTTTGCCGAGTGCCGTAAACAGTAGGCGAAGGCCCAAAAAACTCGGCAAAGCCTTTGCCGAGTGTTGCACTCGGCAAAGGACACTCGGCGTACAGCCTGCCGGCAAAGAGAACTTCGCCGAGAACCAACCATCGCACACTCGGCAACGCCATTGCCAAGTGTTTTTTGTGGTACTCGGCAAATATGGGACTCGGTGAAACATAACTAACGGACGACGGAAATGGCAAAAATTGGTACAGTAGCACTCGGAAAAGGTTCCCGAGTTGTACACTCGGTAAAGATGTTCagcaaaatttaaaaaaaaaagacGCCGCCGTCAACGGCGACGTCCCGATTCATGCCCGCAAGTTACAGTGGCCCCAGTGATCATAGGGGGGATCCAGACAACTAGTCAACTGTTTGAGCAATGCCCTCTCCTCTGCCAAGCTAGCCGGTCCGCTGCTTGTGTGCTAGCTTGGCCGGTCTGTTGTTGGCTTGCCGGAGCGTGCGGGTGCTGCTGCTCAGCAAGAAGACGCGTCTATGTGAGATGAGCTGGCCGTCGCTCTTGGTGGCGCCGTCGACGACGCATGTGGCTCGTGGCCTCCGTGGTTGTTggcgccgccgctcgccggcgtgTGGTTGGTGAGCTGTTGCCTTCCCGCCGTGTGCATGTGCTGCCGCTGCCGCTTGCAGCTGCCTCGCATCAGCTGCTTCGCTGCTACGTGCATGAGGGAGTTTGGTGGCCGGCCGCCGGCGTACGTGCTGCTAGCTGCTGCTACTTTGCTGCTTGAGAGATGGCATGCGGGCGAGCAGGAGAACGAACGGTGCACACCTGAAGCTGGAGGTGCTCAAGCACTACGCCGGcaggctgctgctgctgctcgagTCCTCCGCCGGCGTGCTTCGAGTTCTCCATGGCTGTGTGCCTGTGTACGAGAGTGTGGATGTGTGAGATGGTGAGAAAGATGAGAGGGACAGAAGATAAGGTGTGTGTGTGGCTGTGCGTGGCATGCATGTGTGTTtgtgtttgtttgtgatagagacgTGTGTGGTTATAATGCATGAAGAGAGAGTAGTAGATACGAGATGTGTGGCTGTCTACTTGCCATGTCATCGATCCATGGCACTGACTTTCAACCAATCAGAGACAGGCACACTTTACCGAGTGTTGCTCTCGGAAACGATCTGACTAAAAAAATCAGCATAAAGTCATTTAAATTGTGGAAGTAGCAAAAAATCtaaaaatttcataaaatgtgggaATAAAGCATAATATAAGGTCTACTTACTGTAAAAGTTGGAGTGGTACCATTTTGCACCTTGTTTTTTGTAGTTGCTTCACGAAAATACTATTTTTGACACTTAAAACACGAAAAATAATTTTCTTTTACAGAAAAGATGGAAACTTTATTTGTCAACATTGTTTGTAATGGCAATATGCACTTATATGTTTATTTTGGTCATATTATAAAAGATTGTGCAGTGGATATGGCCATCACCTTGGTCATCTAACTTGAAAGTCGTGAAAGTTCATACACGATAGCCCGTTTTGtgaatgattttttttcaaattagtTATATTGAAAGTTTGGTATTTTTCCTCACAACTAGTACACATAAAAGGACTCCATGCGAAAGGATTGCATTTTTTAAACTTGtattctttttctttattttttttctaaaaCGGGGTCAAATTGGTCGACATGGCTATTCATCACAATGGGTTGAATATCACAAAACTCTAAGTGGTTCTCCCATATAATGACTACTTGTGTATCTAAAAATACTTTTTACTAATTTTTATGACTGAGCTATCACACACTTgcagttcaattttgaattactTTCGGGATATTGCCATAAAGTCATTTAAATGCGCGAAAGTAGCTAGAAAACTAGAAAATCCATGAAACTTGGGAATTGTGCATAAAATATGGTCTACTTACCGTGATAATTGGAGTAGTGCCATTTTGCACCCCGATTtttgtacttgcttcacaaaaaaCACCCATTTTGGACACTTAGAAAatgaaaaataatttttttgttAAAAAACTAGAAAACTCTTTTTGGCAACATTGTTTCTAATGTCAAGATGCACCTATCTGTCCAATTTGGGGACATTATAGTAAACTATGCAATGAATATGACCATTACCTTGGTcctttggcttgaaagccatgaatgtTCATACACGATAGCCTGTTTTGtgaatgattttttttcaaatttataGTATTGAAAGTTTGGCATTTTCCTCGCAACTAGTACACATAAAAGGACTCCATGCGAAAGGATTGCATTTTTTAAACTTGTattctttttctttcatttttttaacACGGGGTCACGATGGTCAAGATGGCTATTCATCACAAAGGGTTGAATCTCACAAAACTCTAAGTGGTTCTCCCATATAATGACTACTTGTGTATCTAGAAATATTTTTTGCTAATTTTTATGACTAAGCTATCACAcacttgcagttcaaatttgaattactttCAGGAAATTGACATAAAGTCATTTAAATGTGCGAAAGCAACTAGAAAACTAAAAAATCCATGAAACTTGGGAATTGTGCATAAAATATGGTTTACTTACTGTGATAATTATGGTGGTGTCATTTTGCACCCTGATTTTTGTAGTTGCTTCACAAAAAACAACTAGTTTTGACACTTAGAAAATGAAAATTGATTTTTTTGTACAAAATAGTAGGAAACTCTATTTAGCAACATTGTTTGTAATGTTAAGATGCACCTATGTGTCAAATTTGGGAACATTATAATAAACTATGCAATGAATATAGCCATCACCTTGGTCATTAGAGACTATATTGATATTTAGCATGCCAAAAAGTATAATTAATATGGCTTAAATGAA
This genomic window contains:
- the LOC109757349 gene encoding uncharacterized protein; translated protein: MENSKHAGGGLEQQQQPAGVVLEHLQLQCYDDYFILKKDAMGCFSGYQKCTTALRKIAYGTTANSWDEYLWMSESTCGNAMNCPKALQGQYQGHVKKPTIILEVVASQDLWIWHAFFGMPGSHNDINVLQQSPLFARLTQGKAPPCHYTVCGHEYNMGYYLVDGVYPSWAMFVSTISNPVGKKESHFSQRQEAARKDVERTFGVL